One genomic segment of Chloroflexota bacterium includes these proteins:
- a CDS encoding carotenoid biosynthesis protein: protein MERKTKAMMKGLHRWALAAFLAAYALLGALLLGNLAPRGWYAWGTPVMTLFGMAAALFHAAGQVGWKRAVAFFALTFGVGLGMEVVGVRTGWVYGPYHYTSRLGPRFLGLVPYVIPLAWFMMAYPSWVISRRVLAVLWRKTPPWAVAALGGVIMTAWDLVLDPLMVHYRHWVWEAPGGYFGVPLHNFLGWWLTVALALWAFEVLSRPPALRETTAAPLRWAVLLYIFVGGSNLLAAWEAHLTGPLLAGGWAMLPWVVVGWGTTRR from the coding sequence ATGGAGAGGAAGACTAAAGCCATGATGAAAGGGCTGCATCGCTGGGCCCTCGCTGCCTTCCTGGCGGCTTATGCCTTGTTGGGGGCGTTGTTGTTAGGCAATCTGGCCCCGCGGGGGTGGTATGCCTGGGGCACGCCGGTGATGACGCTTTTTGGTATGGCTGCGGCGCTTTTCCACGCTGCCGGGCAGGTAGGGTGGAAGCGCGCAGTCGCGTTCTTCGCCCTCACTTTTGGGGTGGGTCTTGGCATGGAGGTCGTGGGGGTGCGCACGGGATGGGTGTATGGCCCCTACCACTATACTTCGCGGCTGGGGCCGCGCTTTTTGGGGCTGGTGCCGTATGTCATCCCGCTGGCGTGGTTTATGATGGCTTACCCTTCGTGGGTCATCAGCCGCCGGGTGCTGGCGGTGCTGTGGCGCAAAACGCCGCCGTGGGCGGTGGCAGCCCTGGGCGGCGTGATCATGACGGCCTGGGATTTGGTGTTAGACCCCCTGATGGTGCATTATCGACATTGGGTGTGGGAAGCCCCCGGCGGCTACTTTGGGGTGCCGTTGCACAACTTTTTGGGCTGGTGGTTGACGGTTGCCCTCGCGCTCTGGGCTTTTGAGGTGCTGAGCCGCCCGCCAGCCTTGCGGGAAACCACCGCTGCGCCCCTGCGCTGGGCGGTGTTGCTTTACATTTTCGTGGGGGGCAGCAACCTGCTTGCAGCGTGGGAAGCGCACCTTACCGGACCGTTGCTGGCAGGCGGGTGGGCGATGCTGCCGTGGGTTGTGGTAGGTTGGGGAACCACGCGGCGTTAG
- a CDS encoding SUF system NifU family Fe-S cluster assembly protein, translating to MEDLYREYILDHYKSPHRRGHLEDYTFAYEDDNPTCGDHVHIELKVDDSGIVTDARFDGVGCALSQASADILLEHIVGKTLEEVKQFSKDDLLNLLGITLGPVRLKCALLSLKVLKGAIYGLKPGESLDGEED from the coding sequence ATGGAAGATCTTTACCGCGAATATATCCTCGATCACTACAAAAGCCCTCACAGGCGTGGTCATTTGGAAGATTACACCTTCGCGTACGAAGACGACAACCCCACCTGCGGCGATCATGTGCACATCGAGCTCAAAGTAGATGATAGTGGTATCGTGACCGATGCCCGTTTCGACGGCGTGGGCTGTGCCTTGTCGCAGGCTTCCGCCGACATTTTGCTGGAGCACATTGTAGGGAAGACGCTTGAGGAAGTCAAGCAGTTTTCCAAAGACGATTTGCTGAACCTGCTTGGCATTACCCTGGGGCCGGTACGGCTGAAGTGTGCTTTGTTGTCGCTCAAAGTGCTCAAGGGCGCCATTTACGGCCTGAAGCCCGGCGAAAGCCTGGATGGAGAGGAAGACTAA
- a CDS encoding cysteine desulfurase, which yields MPHPAPFSILDVPRLREDFPVLARETRPGVPLIYLDSTATSQKPRQVVEAIADFYLHHNANIHRGIHTLAEEATAAYEEARAKVAKFIGATSPKEIVFVRNATEAINLVAYAWGRVNLKEGDVVLLTEMEHHANLVPWQMLAAERGVRLEFIPVTPEGTLDMTTLPGLLAHEPKLVAVSGMSNVTGFQPDVAEIARQAHEAGALVLVDGAQLVPHAPVDVQTLGADFLAFSSHKMLGPTGVGVLYARRKLLEQMPPFLGGGDMIKRVTLTSFTTNAVPHKFEAGTPAIAEVVGLGAAIDYLESIGMETIHAYEQAMTAYVLPRLQEVPGLHILGTSTQRRGAVFAFWMDDIHPHDIAQILDHYGVAVRAGHHCAQPLHSKFCVPATARASFYLYNTPEEADRLIDALYKAKEVFA from the coding sequence ATGCCTCACCCTGCCCCGTTTTCTATCCTTGACGTCCCCCGCTTGCGGGAAGACTTCCCCGTGCTGGCCCGGGAAACCCGCCCGGGTGTGCCTTTGATTTACCTTGATTCCACCGCCACTAGCCAGAAGCCCCGCCAGGTGGTGGAAGCCATCGCCGATTTCTACCTGCACCACAACGCCAACATCCATCGCGGCATTCACACGCTCGCGGAGGAAGCCACCGCGGCCTATGAAGAAGCCCGTGCCAAAGTGGCGAAGTTCATTGGCGCGACTTCTCCCAAGGAAATCGTCTTTGTGCGCAATGCCACCGAGGCCATCAACCTGGTGGCATACGCGTGGGGGCGCGTCAACCTGAAAGAAGGCGATGTGGTGTTGCTCACCGAGATGGAGCACCACGCGAACCTTGTTCCGTGGCAAATGCTGGCCGCCGAGCGCGGCGTTCGGCTGGAATTCATCCCCGTGACCCCTGAAGGCACGCTGGACATGACCACCCTCCCCGGCTTGCTGGCCCACGAGCCGAAACTGGTGGCCGTGAGTGGCATGTCCAACGTCACCGGCTTCCAGCCCGATGTAGCCGAAATCGCCCGTCAGGCGCATGAAGCCGGCGCGCTGGTGCTGGTGGATGGCGCGCAACTCGTGCCCCATGCGCCCGTGGATGTGCAGACCCTTGGCGCGGATTTCCTCGCGTTTTCCTCGCACAAGATGTTGGGGCCCACGGGCGTGGGGGTGCTTTATGCCCGCCGCAAGTTGTTGGAGCAGATGCCGCCGTTTTTGGGTGGTGGTGATATGATCAAGCGTGTGACGCTGACAAGTTTTACCACCAATGCGGTACCGCATAAATTCGAGGCGGGCACCCCCGCCATTGCCGAGGTGGTGGGGTTGGGCGCCGCGATCGATTATCTGGAAAGCATTGGAATGGAGACCATTCACGCCTACGAACAGGCCATGACGGCCTATGTGCTGCCGCGTTTGCAAGAAGTGCCCGGCTTGCACATTTTAGGCACTTCCACCCAGCGGCGCGGGGCAGTCTTTGCGTTCTGGATGGATGATATTCATCCCCACGACATTGCGCAAATTCTCGACCATTACGGTGTGGCCGTGCGCGCCGGGCATCACTGCGCCCAGCCGTTGCACAGCAAATTCTGTGTGCCTGCCACGGCTCGGGCCAGTTTTTATCTCTATAACACCCCCGAGGAAGCCGACCGCCTCATCGACGCGCTTTACAAAGCCAAAGAGGTATTCGCATAG
- a CDS encoding site-specific DNA-methyltransferase, translating to MPLWAKIFQADSRQMPELPDASVDLVITSPPYWHLKDYGVKGQIGYGQTLHDYLRALYRVWREVHRVLRPGRRLCVNIGDQFARAVVYGRYKVIPLHAEVIAQAEQIGFDYMGAIIWQKRTTMNTTGGATVMGSYPFPPNGIVEIDYEYILIFKKPGRSPKVPAEVKEASRMSKEEWKTFFSGHWVFGGARQVEHEAVFPAELPRRLIRMFSFVGETVLDPFAGSGTTLAEAVQLGRNAIGYEVSPQFVRLIRERLNRVTSPMYGPQITFESRKTPVVLAPVDGYTPTIQDAQPKIAPEKLRFGPQALYRVRSATEDGVLTLDTGLQVSLLGVEVIQPQAFVAYAQRYLRGKQVFLRFDHPEQSVENDTRVRAYMYLKNKIFVNAYLLKAGIARPTKEPHRLAQRFAAWWQEHQGAQSRG from the coding sequence ATGCCGTTATGGGCGAAGATCTTTCAAGCCGATAGCCGCCAGATGCCCGAATTGCCCGACGCCAGTGTAGACCTGGTGATCACCTCGCCACCCTACTGGCACTTGAAGGATTACGGCGTGAAAGGGCAAATAGGCTATGGGCAGACCCTCCACGATTACCTCCGCGCCCTTTACCGCGTTTGGAGGGAGGTGCATCGTGTGCTTCGTCCCGGGAGGCGGTTGTGTGTGAATATCGGGGACCAGTTCGCGCGCGCTGTAGTGTATGGGCGCTATAAGGTTATTCCCCTCCACGCTGAGGTTATCGCCCAAGCCGAACAAATCGGCTTCGACTACATGGGTGCAATCATCTGGCAGAAGCGCACCACCATGAACACCACCGGCGGGGCCACGGTCATGGGTTCGTATCCTTTCCCGCCTAACGGGATTGTGGAGATTGACTACGAGTACATCCTCATCTTCAAGAAGCCCGGCCGTAGCCCCAAAGTGCCTGCAGAAGTCAAAGAAGCCTCCCGGATGAGCAAAGAGGAGTGGAAGACCTTTTTCAGCGGGCATTGGGTCTTTGGCGGTGCCCGTCAGGTGGAGCATGAGGCTGTCTTCCCAGCGGAGTTGCCCCGCCGTCTGATTCGCATGTTCTCGTTTGTGGGTGAAACCGTGCTTGATCCCTTTGCTGGTAGCGGCACCACCCTGGCGGAGGCGGTGCAATTGGGGCGCAATGCCATCGGGTATGAGGTTAGCCCGCAATTTGTGCGCCTGATCCGGGAACGTCTGAATCGGGTAACTTCCCCCATGTATGGCCCGCAAATTACCTTTGAGAGCCGGAAAACGCCCGTGGTGCTCGCCCCGGTGGATGGTTACACCCCCACTATCCAGGATGCACAGCCCAAAATCGCCCCGGAAAAGTTGCGTTTTGGCCCCCAGGCCCTGTATCGGGTCCGTTCGGCGACCGAGGATGGTGTACTCACTTTGGATACCGGCTTGCAGGTCAGCCTGCTGGGCGTAGAAGTGATACAGCCTCAGGCCTTTGTGGCTTATGCCCAACGTTACTTGCGCGGCAAGCAAGTGTTTCTCAGATTTGACCATCCAGAGCAGAGTGTGGAAAACGACACCCGGGTCAGGGCTTATATGTACCTGAAAAACAAGATCTTCGTCAACGCCTATTTGCTGAAGGCAGGCATCGCTCGCCCTACCAAAGAGCCTCATCGCTTGGCTCAACGCTTTGCTGCGTGGTGGCAAGAGCACCAGGGAGCACAAAGCCGTGGCTAA
- the sufD gene encoding Fe-S cluster assembly protein SufD, translating into MTAKQSQRRREVRLPFTAEMLPQDEPQLLAEYRRAAWETYQRLPMPHRKMEAWRRTDIRGLRGETLRLPAPEAYRTLPPAPEALTQPLVDREHGGQMLLLPGGFQRDAQADLDAQGVIFTDLRTAAAEHPDLLAQVLGQVVPAEDGKFAALAAAFSQNGIFVYVPRGVEVEAPLHSLAWGPGAGLAHIDHLVIWVDEGASLTYVHESASPDEEGQTLHVGLVEIFVGDAARLHFVELQSWGRHVWNFTHERAHLGRDASIEWIFGSLGSHLTKSFTQVRLAEEGSSARVSGFYFADGKQHLDHDTRQDHLAPHTTSDLLYKGALKDHSRSVWRGMIFVAPEAQKTDGYQANRNLLLSDTARADSIPGLEIKANDVRCTHGATIGKVDAEQLFYLETRGIPEPEAERLIVEGFFDPIMQRIPFEGVRARFTRAIHEKMG; encoded by the coding sequence ATGACCGCAAAGCAATCTCAACGTCGGCGGGAAGTGCGCCTGCCTTTCACCGCCGAGATGCTTCCGCAAGACGAACCCCAACTGCTGGCTGAATATCGTCGCGCTGCGTGGGAAACCTACCAGCGCCTGCCCATGCCGCACCGCAAAATGGAAGCCTGGCGGCGCACTGACATCCGCGGCCTGCGCGGGGAAACCCTGCGCCTGCCCGCCCCGGAAGCCTACCGCACCCTGCCCCCCGCGCCCGAGGCGCTTACCCAGCCCCTGGTGGACCGCGAGCACGGCGGGCAGATGCTCTTGCTCCCCGGCGGGTTCCAGCGCGACGCCCAGGCCGACCTGGACGCCCAGGGCGTGATTTTTACCGACCTGCGCACCGCCGCAGCCGAGCATCCTGACCTGCTGGCGCAGGTGTTGGGCCAGGTTGTGCCCGCGGAAGACGGCAAGTTCGCAGCCCTGGCTGCGGCCTTTTCGCAGAACGGCATTTTCGTGTATGTGCCCCGCGGGGTGGAAGTCGAAGCCCCCTTGCACAGCCTGGCCTGGGGGCCTGGTGCGGGCCTGGCGCACATTGACCACCTCGTGATTTGGGTGGACGAAGGCGCGTCGCTGACCTATGTCCACGAGTCGGCCTCGCCCGATGAGGAAGGTCAGACCCTGCACGTTGGCCTGGTGGAGATTTTCGTGGGTGATGCTGCCCGCCTGCATTTCGTGGAATTGCAATCGTGGGGACGCCATGTGTGGAATTTCACCCACGAGCGCGCCCACCTGGGCCGCGATGCTTCCATTGAGTGGATTTTCGGCTCGTTAGGCAGCCACCTCACCAAGAGTTTCACCCAGGTGCGTCTGGCCGAAGAAGGTTCCTCGGCGCGGGTTTCCGGCTTCTACTTTGCCGATGGCAAACAGCACCTCGACCACGACACCCGCCAGGACCATCTTGCGCCGCACACCACCAGCGATCTGCTTTACAAAGGCGCGCTCAAAGATCACAGCCGCTCGGTGTGGCGCGGCATGATTTTCGTCGCCCCCGAAGCGCAAAAGACCGACGGCTATCAGGCCAACCGCAACCTGCTGCTTAGCGACACTGCCCGGGCTGATTCCATCCCCGGCCTGGAAATCAAAGCCAACGATGTGCGCTGCACCCACGGCGCGACCATCGGCAAGGTGGATGCCGAGCAATTGTTCTATCTGGAAACCCGTGGCATTCCTGAGCCAGAAGCCGAGCGCCTGATTGTGGAAGGCTTCTTCGACCCCATCATGCAGCGTATTCCTTTTGAAGGCGTGCGGGCGCGATTTACCCGCGCCATTCACGAAAAGATGGGGTAG